One region of Quercus lobata isolate SW786 chromosome 2, ValleyOak3.0 Primary Assembly, whole genome shotgun sequence genomic DNA includes:
- the LOC115975849 gene encoding CWF19-like protein 2 isoform X1, whose amino-acid sequence MLAGLKFVPREKLDKAKDSDSDDSIKERKNSSSRKEKHRKKGKKSSRYSSSDDDELERIKKPSSKKKKKWYSSEEYSSGESEGSSDEEAKKGRDKRKSKSKRSKGDRSGDDEDSDRSKKGLRNREDGRRKSKGSGARDDLSDSGAGTDSLKEKEIVRKEMGLEWMLRPGEKRDERPAMIVDDKFEETPTEEVKKVHPREMNPYWKDNGGGYPEDTDGSKASGDKLLSSSVVGDGGASWRLKALKRAQEQAAREGRRLNQVVEERWGSVGQLAVSVASRKAAPSRAHLHAIKDRKRGLTEEQKPGSDDQSERDIEKNNDRNYLKDVSFQHHKMREPKVKDSLSWGKGKSQNQSSKDADFIKAAVSSLNKFNNDGSFMQKVLRQQNNDPGGSVEGNVESRFVSSQMNQSSEGSAVANDALSANQLAAKAFQLRMKGKHEEANKLLQEAEKIKAKQDGGDNSIKPQNERSSSRYIMQDRSVRQKKEEDDTDMHLARKIMQNKKYTTYGQADDEYDFEVGPSKKAGKKGGDNEHKVTQKNTRLLTQKERCLFCFENPKVPKHLIVSIANFTYLMLPHSQPVVPGHCCILPLQHESATRTVDDNVWDEIRNFKKCLIMMFAKQERDVVFLETVMGLAQQRRHCLIECIPLPQDIAKEAPLYFKKAIDEAEDEWSQHNAKKLIDTSVKGLRASIPKNFPYFHVEFGLYKGFVHVIDDETQFKSSFGLNVIRGMLQLPEEDMHRRRRYDSVEVQREAVKSFVKDWEPFDWTKQLHQDDTFCNVYLTS is encoded by the exons ATGCTTGCAGGGCTCAAATTCGTTCCCCGTGAAAAGCTTGACAAA GCAAAGGATAGTGATTCGGATGATTCtataaaagagaggaaaaattcTAGTAGTAGAAAGGAAAAACATAGGAAGAAAGGGAAGAAGAGTTCTAGGTACAGTAGTTCAGATGATGATGAACTCGAGAGAATTAAGAAACCTTCtagcaagaagaagaagaaatggtaCTCTTCGGAGGAGTATTCTTCGGGTGAAAGTGAGGGCAGTTCCGACGAAGAAGCAAAGAAGGGTCGGGATAAGAGAAAGAGTAAGAGTAAGAGAAGTAAGGGCGATAGGTCGGGGGATGATGAGGATAGTGATAGGTCTAAGAAGGGATTGAGAAATAGAGAAGATGGAAGGAGAAAGAGCAAGGGAAGTGGGGCTCGAGATGACTTGTCTG ATAGTGGTGCAGGAACTGATTCCTTGAAAGAGAAGGAAATCGTGAGAAAAGAGATGGGATTAGAATGGATGCTTAGACCTGGGGAAAAGAGGGACGAAAGGCCTGCGATGATTGTTGATGACAAATTTGAGGAAACTCCAACCGAGGAG GTAAAGAAGGTGCATCCCAGGGAGATGAATCCTTATTGGAAGGATAATGGTGGTGGTTATCCAGAAGATACTGATGGGAGCAAAGCCAGTGGGGACAAACTTTTGTCTTCTTCAGTTGTTGGAGATGGAGGTGCAAGCTGGAGACTTAAAGCCTTGAAGCGTGCACAAGAGCAAGCAGCTCGAGAAGGACGAAGGCTTAATCAG GTTGTTGAAGAACGGTGGGGTTCTGTTGGTCAACTTGCCGTATCTGTAGCGTCTCGTAAAGCTGCCCCATCTCGTGCTCATCTACATGCCATAAAAGATAGAAAGAGGGGGCTAACTGAGGAACAGAAGCCAGGTTCTGACGATCAAAGCGAGAGGGATATTGAAAAG AACAATGATAGGAACTACTTGAAGGATGTATCATTCCAGCATCATAAAATGAGGGAACCTAAAGTTAAAGATTCTTTATCTTGGGGAAAGGGGAAAAGTCAAAATCAATCTTCCAAGGATGCTGACTTCATCAAGGCTGCTGTATCAAGCTTAAATAAGTTTAACAATGATGGAAGCTTTATGCAAAAGGTTCTTCGGCAGCAAAATAATGATCCTGGTGGTTCTGTTGAGGGAAATGTGGAGTCAAGATTTGTTTCATCACAAATGAACCAATCTAGTGAAGGCAGCGCAGTGGCTAATGATGCACTCAGTGCAAACCAATTGGCAGCTAAGGCTTTTCAGCTTCGTATGAAAGGAAAGCATGAAGAAGCGAATAAACTTTTG caagaAGCAGAGAAGATCAAGGCAAAGCAGGATGGTGGGGATAATTCAATTAAGCCACAAAATGAGAGAAGCTCAAGCAG ATATATTATGCAGGATAGATCTGTTCGACAAAAGAAGGAAGAGGATGATACTGATATGCATCTAGCTCGAAAGATAATGCAGAACAAAAAATATACTACTTATGGTCAGGCAGATGATGAATATGATTTTGAAGTTGGTCCTAGTAAAAAGGCTGGGAAGAAGGGTGGAGATAATGAGCATAAGGTTACACAGAAGAATACACGTCTCTTAACACAAAAAGAGCGGTGTCTTTTTTGCTTTGAGAATCCAAAAGTGCCAAAACATCTTATTGTTTCGATAGCAAATTTCACATACTTGATGTTGCCACATTCACAGCCTGTGGTGCCTGGTCATTGCTGCATTTTACCACTGCAG CATGAATCGGCCACAAGAACTGTTGATGATAATGTGTGGGATGAAATTCGCAACTTCAAGAAATGCCTTATCATGATGTTTGCAAAGCAAGAGAGGGATGTAGTGTTTCTTGAAACAGTGATGGGTTTGGCACAACAACGCCGCCATTGTTTGATTGAGTGTATTCCATTACCCCAAGACATTGCTAAAGAGGCTCCTCTATATTTTAAAAAG GCAATTGATGAAGCCGAAGATGAGTGGAGCCAACACAATGCAAAGAAGCTTATTGATACAAGTGTAAAGGGATTGCGTGCTTCAATTCCTAAAAACTTTCCGTACTTCCATGTTGAATTCGGTTTGTATAAGGGATTTGTGCACGTAATCGATGATGAGACACAATTTAAAAGTAGCTTCGGCCTTAATGTTATAAGAGGCATGCTACAGTTGCCAGAAGAAGACATGCACCGTAGGCGAAGGTATGATTCTGTTGAGGTTCAAAGGGAAGCAGTTAAAAGTTTTGTCAAAGACTGGGAACCGTTCGATTGGACAAAACAGCTTCACCAG GATGATACTTTCTGCAATGTGTACCTGACTTCCTAG
- the LOC115975849 gene encoding CWF19-like protein 2 isoform X2, translated as MLAGLKFVPREKLDKAKDSDSDDSIKERKNSSSRKEKHRKKGKKSSRYSSSDDDELERIKKPSSKKKKKWYSSEEYSSGESEGSSDEEAKKGRDKRKSKSKRSKGDRSGDDEDSDRSKKGLRNREDGRRKSKGSGARDDLSDSGAGTDSLKEKEIVRKEMGLEWMLRPGEKRDERPAMIVDDKFEETPTEEVKKVHPREMNPYWKDNGGGYPEDTDGSKASGDKLLSSSVVGDGGASWRLKALKRAQEQAAREGRRLNQVVEERWGSVGQLAVSVASRKAAPSRAHLHAIKDRKRGLTEEQKPGSDDQSERDIEKNNDRNYLKDVSFQHHKMREPKVKDSLSWGKGKSQNQSSKDADFIKAAVSSLNKFNNDGSFMQKVLRQQNNDPGGSVEGNVESRFVSSQMNQSSEGSAVANDALSANQLAAKAFQLRMKGKHEEANKLLQEAEKIKAKQDGGDNSIKPQNERSSSRYIMQDRSVRQKKEEDDTDMHLARKIMQNKKYTTYGQADDEYDFEVGPSKKAGKKGGDNEHKVTQKNTRLLTQKERCLFCFENPKVPKHLIVSIANFTYLMLPHSQPVVPGHCCILPLQHESATRTVDDNVWDEIRNFKKCLIMMFAKQERDVVFLETVMGLAQQRRHCLIECIPLPQDIAKEAPLYFKKAIDEAEDEWSQHNAKKLIDTSVKGLRASIPKNFPYFHVEFGLYKGFVHVIDDETQFKSSFGLNVIRGMLQLPEEDMHRRRRYDSVEVQREAVKSFVKDWEPFDWTKQLHQCSW; from the exons ATGCTTGCAGGGCTCAAATTCGTTCCCCGTGAAAAGCTTGACAAA GCAAAGGATAGTGATTCGGATGATTCtataaaagagaggaaaaattcTAGTAGTAGAAAGGAAAAACATAGGAAGAAAGGGAAGAAGAGTTCTAGGTACAGTAGTTCAGATGATGATGAACTCGAGAGAATTAAGAAACCTTCtagcaagaagaagaagaaatggtaCTCTTCGGAGGAGTATTCTTCGGGTGAAAGTGAGGGCAGTTCCGACGAAGAAGCAAAGAAGGGTCGGGATAAGAGAAAGAGTAAGAGTAAGAGAAGTAAGGGCGATAGGTCGGGGGATGATGAGGATAGTGATAGGTCTAAGAAGGGATTGAGAAATAGAGAAGATGGAAGGAGAAAGAGCAAGGGAAGTGGGGCTCGAGATGACTTGTCTG ATAGTGGTGCAGGAACTGATTCCTTGAAAGAGAAGGAAATCGTGAGAAAAGAGATGGGATTAGAATGGATGCTTAGACCTGGGGAAAAGAGGGACGAAAGGCCTGCGATGATTGTTGATGACAAATTTGAGGAAACTCCAACCGAGGAG GTAAAGAAGGTGCATCCCAGGGAGATGAATCCTTATTGGAAGGATAATGGTGGTGGTTATCCAGAAGATACTGATGGGAGCAAAGCCAGTGGGGACAAACTTTTGTCTTCTTCAGTTGTTGGAGATGGAGGTGCAAGCTGGAGACTTAAAGCCTTGAAGCGTGCACAAGAGCAAGCAGCTCGAGAAGGACGAAGGCTTAATCAG GTTGTTGAAGAACGGTGGGGTTCTGTTGGTCAACTTGCCGTATCTGTAGCGTCTCGTAAAGCTGCCCCATCTCGTGCTCATCTACATGCCATAAAAGATAGAAAGAGGGGGCTAACTGAGGAACAGAAGCCAGGTTCTGACGATCAAAGCGAGAGGGATATTGAAAAG AACAATGATAGGAACTACTTGAAGGATGTATCATTCCAGCATCATAAAATGAGGGAACCTAAAGTTAAAGATTCTTTATCTTGGGGAAAGGGGAAAAGTCAAAATCAATCTTCCAAGGATGCTGACTTCATCAAGGCTGCTGTATCAAGCTTAAATAAGTTTAACAATGATGGAAGCTTTATGCAAAAGGTTCTTCGGCAGCAAAATAATGATCCTGGTGGTTCTGTTGAGGGAAATGTGGAGTCAAGATTTGTTTCATCACAAATGAACCAATCTAGTGAAGGCAGCGCAGTGGCTAATGATGCACTCAGTGCAAACCAATTGGCAGCTAAGGCTTTTCAGCTTCGTATGAAAGGAAAGCATGAAGAAGCGAATAAACTTTTG caagaAGCAGAGAAGATCAAGGCAAAGCAGGATGGTGGGGATAATTCAATTAAGCCACAAAATGAGAGAAGCTCAAGCAG ATATATTATGCAGGATAGATCTGTTCGACAAAAGAAGGAAGAGGATGATACTGATATGCATCTAGCTCGAAAGATAATGCAGAACAAAAAATATACTACTTATGGTCAGGCAGATGATGAATATGATTTTGAAGTTGGTCCTAGTAAAAAGGCTGGGAAGAAGGGTGGAGATAATGAGCATAAGGTTACACAGAAGAATACACGTCTCTTAACACAAAAAGAGCGGTGTCTTTTTTGCTTTGAGAATCCAAAAGTGCCAAAACATCTTATTGTTTCGATAGCAAATTTCACATACTTGATGTTGCCACATTCACAGCCTGTGGTGCCTGGTCATTGCTGCATTTTACCACTGCAG CATGAATCGGCCACAAGAACTGTTGATGATAATGTGTGGGATGAAATTCGCAACTTCAAGAAATGCCTTATCATGATGTTTGCAAAGCAAGAGAGGGATGTAGTGTTTCTTGAAACAGTGATGGGTTTGGCACAACAACGCCGCCATTGTTTGATTGAGTGTATTCCATTACCCCAAGACATTGCTAAAGAGGCTCCTCTATATTTTAAAAAG GCAATTGATGAAGCCGAAGATGAGTGGAGCCAACACAATGCAAAGAAGCTTATTGATACAAGTGTAAAGGGATTGCGTGCTTCAATTCCTAAAAACTTTCCGTACTTCCATGTTGAATTCGGTTTGTATAAGGGATTTGTGCACGTAATCGATGATGAGACACAATTTAAAAGTAGCTTCGGCCTTAATGTTATAAGAGGCATGCTACAGTTGCCAGAAGAAGACATGCACCGTAGGCGAAGGTATGATTCTGTTGAGGTTCAAAGGGAAGCAGTTAAAAGTTTTGTCAAAGACTGGGAACCGTTCGATTGGACAAAACAGCTTCACCAG TGTTCATGGTAG
- the LOC115957019 gene encoding protein trichome birefringence-like 19: protein MVHFIELSLGKGIMIPHNRTVKVLLQALTVIFLVVIPLYLVLNNSSTQLLSPKDNVMSIKLGKKCDIYRGKWVPYPNDLYYTNETCPEIFDQQNCMKFGRPDTEFLKWRWKPEECELPIFDAVRFLELLKGKSLAFVGDSLGRNHMQSLMCLLTRVGYPKDVYYPDPRFKRWFYEDYNFTLASFWSPHLVKAIDTDPNGPTYNRLMNLYLDEADPIWASQIETFDYVIFSAGRWFFGPQMFYKNGQIVGCHKCLKNNIKNVSTFYGYREAFRTSFRTLVGLKNFKGMVILRTLSPQHFENGEWNSGGKCVRTRPVSNLEMKLARDDLELYMTQVEELRAAEKHGRKRGLKFRMLDTTEAMIVRPDGHPNHYGHWPRENVTIADCVHWCLPGPVDTWNEFLLQMLKMEHEDSI, encoded by the exons ATGGTTCATTTCATTGAGCTTTCCCTTGGAAAGGGCATTATGATACCACACAATAGAACCGTTAAAGTTCTCTTACAAGCCCTCACAGTCATTTTCCTCGTAGTCATCCCTCTCTACCTGGTATTAAACAATTCATCTACGCAATTGCTATCTCCAAAAGACAATGTCATGAGCATAAAATTAGGAAAGAAATGCGATATATATCGTGGAAAATGGGTTCCTTACCCCAATGATCTTTATTACACTAACGAAACTTGTCCTGAGATCTTCGACCAACAAAATTGCATGAAGTTTGGAAGACCAGATACCGAGTTCTTGAAATGGAGGTGGAAACCAGAAGAATGCGAGCTACCTATCTTTGATGCAGTGCGATTCTTGGAGCTTCTCAAAGGGAAGTCATTAGCATTTGTTGGAGACTCTTTGGGAAGAAACCACATGCAGTCATTGATGTGCCTCTTGACTAGA GTGGGATATCCTAAAGATGTTTATTACCCAGACCCAAGGTTCAAACGTTGGTTTTATGAGGACTACAACTTCACACTAGCATCCTTCTGGTCACCACACTTGGTTAAAGCCATAGACACAGACCCGAATGGGCCAACCTACAATCGCCTCATGAACCTTTACTTAGACGAAGCTGACCCTATTTGGGCATCTCAAATTGAGACATTTGACTATGTGATATTCTCAGCTGGAAGATGGTTCTTTGGGCCACAAATGTTCTATAAAAATGGTCAGATTGTTGGTTGCCATAAATGTctcaaaaataacataaaaaatgtgTCTACGTTCTATGGGTACAGAGAGGCCTTTAGAACATCCTTTAGGACCCTTGTAGGACTTAAAAATTTCAAGGGGATGGTAATTTTAAGGACATTGTCTCCACAGCATTTTGAGAATGGGGAATGGAATAGTGGAGGGAAATGTGTAAGAACAAGGCCTGTGTCCAATTTAGAGATGAAATTGGCTAGGGATGATTTGGAGTTGTACATGACACAAGTGGAGGAGCTAAGGGCAGCAGAGAAGCATGGGAGGAAAAGGGGTTTGAAATTTAGGATGCTAGATACAACTGAGGCTATGATAGTGAGACCAGATGGACACCCAAACCATTATGGACACTGGCCACGTGAAAATGTTACCATAGCAGATTGTGTCCATTGGTGCTTGCCTGGCCCTGTTGACACTTGGAATGAGTTCTTGCTTCAGATGTTGAAGATGGAACATGAGGATTCCATTTGA
- the LOC115975850 gene encoding protein trichome birefringence-like 19, with protein MSYNFTLATFWTPHLVKGEEADNNGPTHTGLFNLYLDEFDEEWTTQVEEFDYLIISAGHWFFRPMVYYENHQIVGCHYCLLDNVTDLTMYYGYRKAFRTAFKAINSLKNYKGITFLRTYAPSHFENGLWNQGGNCVRTKPFRSNEIKLDDQNLELYMAQVEEFRKAEKEGKKKGLRYRLLDTTQAMLLRPDGHPSRYGHWPHENVTLYNDCVHWCLPGPIDTWSDFLLEMLKREGVRSHEEKLQYLSDRKLPVR; from the coding sequence ATGAGTTACAACTTCACCCTAGCCACTTTTTGGACACCTCATTTAGTAAAAGGCGAGGAAGCAGACAATAATGGTCCAACCCACACAGGCCTCTTCAATCTCTACCTTGATGAGTTTGATGAGGAATGGACAACCCAAGTAGAAGAATTTGACTACTTGATCATCTCTGCGGGCCATTGGTTCTTCAGGCCAATGGTATACTATGAAAATCACCAAATTGTTGGCTGCCATTATTGTCTTCTAGATAATGTTACCGACCTAACAATGTACTATGGTTACAGAAAAGCATTTAGGACTGCCTTTAAAGCCATTAATAGCTTGAAAAACTACAAGGGTATAACATTTCTTAGGACTTATGCACCATCACATTTTGAAAATGGTTTGTGGAACCAAGGTGGGAATTGTGTGAGAACTAAGCCATTTAGGAGCAATGAGATAAAATTGGACGATCAAAATTTAGAGCTGTACATGGCCCAAGTGGAGGAATTTAGGAAGGcagagaaagaagggaaaaagaaaggttTGAGATACAGGTTACTTGATACAACACAAGCAATGTTATTAAGACCAGATGGTCACCCTAGTAGATATGGGCATTGGCCACATGAAAATGTGACATTGTACAATGATTGTGTGCACTGGTGCTTGCCAGGACCCATCGACACCTGGAGTGACTTTCTTCTTGAGATGTTGAAGAGGGAAGGTGTGAGATCACACGAGGAGAAGCTTCAATATTTGAGTGACAGAAAATTGCCAGTTAGATAG
- the LOC115975851 gene encoding protein trichome birefringence-like 19, giving the protein MKLQSIELPFGKNQSLHKSPKIVLLVIFTLVFLIVIPYYPLLKYPLYLVKNSSEPSSFYDSNDELISVQSINEKCDLFSGEWIPNPDAPYYTNTTCWAIHEHQNCMKYGRPDSEFMKWRWKPHGCNLPIFNPAQFLEVVRGKSLAFVGDSVGRNQMQSLICLLSRVEYPIDVSYTPDEHFKRWRYMSYNFTLATFWTPHLVKGEEADNNGPTHTGLFNLYLDEFDEEWTTQVEEFDYLIISAGHWFFRPMVYYENHQIVGCHYCLLDNVTDLTMYYGYRKAFRTAFKAINSLKNYKGITFLRTYAPSHFENGLWNQGGNCVRTKPFRSNEIKLDDQNLELYMAQVEEFRKAEKEGKKKGLRYRLLDTTQAMLLRPDGHPSRYGHWPHENVTLYNDCVHWCLPGPIDTWSDFLLEMLKREGVRSHEEKLQYLSDRKLPVR; this is encoded by the exons ATGAAGCTCCAATCCATTGAGCTTCCCTTTGGGAAAAACCAGTCACTACACAAGTCACCAAAGATAGTTCTACTAGTAATATTTACCCTAGTTTTTCTCATAGTCATACCCTATTACCCTTTGCTAAAGTACCCTCTATATCTTGTCAAAAATTCTTCAGAACCCTCCTCTTTTTATGATTCCAATGATGAATTAATAAGTGTACAGTCCATCAATGAAAAGTGTGACTTGTTTTCTGGAGAATGGATTCCAAATCCAGATGCTCCATACTACACAAACACAACGTGTTGGGCAATACATGAGCATCAAAATTGCATGAAATATGGGAGACCAGATAGTGAATTCATGAAGTGGAGGTGGAAACCACATGGGTGTAACCTACCTATTTTCAACCCAGCACAATTCCTTGAAGTGGTCAGAGGAAAGTCTTTGGCCTTTGTTGGAGATTCTGTGGGAAGAAACCAAATGCAATCCTTGATTTGCCTCCTATCTAGG gTAGAATATCCTATAGACGTTTCATACACACCGGATGAGCATTTCAAACGTTGGAGATACATGAGTTACAACTTCACCCTAGCCACTTTTTGGACACCTCATTTAGTAAAAGGCGAGGAAGCAGACAATAATGGTCCAACCCACACAGGCCTCTTCAATCTCTACCTTGATGAGTTTGATGAGGAATGGACAACCCAAGTAGAAGAATTTGACTACTTGATCATCTCTGCGGGCCATTGGTTCTTCAGGCCAATGGTATACTATGAAAATCACCAAATTGTTGGCTGCCATTATTGTCTTCTAGATAATGTTACCGACCTAACAATGTACTATGGTTACAGAAAAGCATTTAGGACTGCCTTTAAAGCCATTAATAGCTTGAAAAACTACAAGGGTATAACATTTCTTAGGACTTATGCACCATCACATTTTGAAAATGGTTTGTGGAACCAAGGTGGGAATTGTGTGAGAACTAAGCCATTTAGGAGCAATGAGATAAAATTGGACGATCAAAATTTAGAGCTGTACATGGCCCAAGTGGAGGAATTTAGGAAGGcagagaaagaagggaaaaagaaaggttTGAGATACAGGTTACTTGATACAACACAAGCAATGTTATTAAGACCAGATGGTCACCCTAGTAGATATGGGCATTGGCCACATGAAAATGTGACATTGTACAATGATTGTGTGCACTGGTGCTTGCCAGGACCCATCGACACCTGGAGTGACTTTCTTCTTGAGATGTTGAAGAGGGAAGGTGTGAGATCACACGAGGAGAAGCTTCAATATTTGAGTGACAGAAAATTGCCAGTTAGATAG